In a single window of the Streptomyces sp. HUAS ZL42 genome:
- a CDS encoding PDZ domain-containing protein, giving the protein MEQTALKPKALPKPTPGREPGNGTSTDPRPPRRPHAARRRGRRLTSLLFGLFVGTVLVLSGVGLGTVGATVIGLSKVADLQKQPRQPAGRQPPAPATLGVEVADAGKPGALIVGVHRPGPGHSVGLVRGDVLLAFGGTRIDSATDLARAVSRTRPGEEITLTVRHRAGDYEQLTVVPGVVT; this is encoded by the coding sequence ATGGAACAGACAGCGTTGAAGCCCAAGGCCCTGCCCAAGCCCACGCCGGGTCGTGAACCCGGAAACGGCACCAGCACCGACCCGCGCCCCCCGAGGCGTCCGCATGCCGCACGGCGCCGCGGCAGGCGCCTCACCAGCCTGCTGTTCGGCCTGTTCGTCGGCACGGTCCTGGTGCTGTCCGGCGTCGGCCTCGGCACGGTCGGCGCCACGGTGATCGGCCTGAGCAAGGTCGCCGACCTGCAGAAACAGCCACGACAGCCGGCCGGTCGGCAGCCGCCCGCCCCCGCGACCCTCGGCGTGGAGGTGGCGGACGCCGGGAAACCCGGCGCCCTGATCGTGGGCGTCCACCGCCCCGGCCCGGGCCACTCGGTCGGCCTGGTCCGCGGCGACGTACTCCTCGCCTTCGGCGGTACCCGGATCGACTCGGCCACCGACCTCGCGCGCGCGGTGTCCCGCACCCGCCCGGGGGAGGAGATCACCCTGACGGTTCGTCACCGCGCCGGTGACTACGAGCAGTTGACGGTCGTGCCCGGCGTGGTCACATGA